In Mycobacterium sp. Aquia_216, a genomic segment contains:
- a CDS encoding HNH endonuclease signature motif containing protein gives MSIDREALSKAFDTIDAAFDELVSHDCDALATPEQMALLGRCEKVRRRLPAVEHPLINNLVRQATPQEIGGKLSHAIAEATLISRSEASRRIREAADLGPRRGLTGELLAPMLAATAAEQRQGALGPGQVAVIRKFYHQLPGWIDAVTREQAEAKLALEGTRFRPEQLAKLAATLADCLNPDGCYSDEDRARRRGLSLGNQGCDGMSELRGWLTPEARASLEAVWAKLGAPGMSNPDDESPCVEGSPSERSVERDSRSAGQRQHDALNAALRGLLASGELGQHNGLPASIIVTTTLAELESAAGRGLTGGGTILPMSDVIRLARHAHHYLAIFDKGKPLALYHTKRLASSAQRIVLYAKDRGCSAPGCTVPGYYCEVHHVTDWARCHTTDVNDLTFACGPQHRLLRPGGWTTRKNARGDTEWLPPPHLDRGQPRVNTFHHPEKLLQDRDDDAP, from the coding sequence GTGAGTATCGATCGGGAGGCATTGTCGAAGGCTTTTGACACCATTGATGCCGCCTTCGACGAACTTGTCTCACATGACTGCGACGCGCTGGCAACCCCGGAGCAGATGGCACTGCTGGGGCGCTGCGAGAAGGTGCGCCGCCGGCTGCCGGCCGTCGAACATCCTTTGATCAACAATCTGGTCCGCCAAGCCACACCCCAAGAGATCGGCGGCAAGCTGTCGCATGCGATTGCCGAAGCAACTTTGATCAGCCGTTCGGAAGCGTCTCGGCGCATCCGCGAAGCCGCCGACCTGGGGCCGCGGCGCGGGTTGACCGGCGAGCTGCTCGCGCCGATGTTGGCGGCCACCGCCGCTGAGCAGCGTCAGGGCGCGCTGGGGCCGGGTCAGGTGGCGGTGATCCGCAAGTTCTACCACCAGTTGCCCGGCTGGATCGACGCTGTAACGCGCGAACAGGCGGAAGCCAAATTGGCCCTTGAAGGAACCCGGTTTCGGCCCGAACAACTTGCCAAACTGGCCGCGACCCTGGCCGATTGCTTGAACCCCGATGGCTGCTATAGCGATGAGGATCGTGCACGCCGTCGCGGGCTGAGTCTAGGCAACCAAGGTTGCGACGGCATGTCGGAGTTGCGAGGCTGGCTGACGCCCGAGGCCCGCGCAAGCCTGGAAGCGGTATGGGCGAAATTGGGCGCTCCGGGAATGTCCAATCCCGACGACGAAAGCCCTTGTGTGGAAGGCAGTCCCAGCGAGCGGTCCGTCGAGCGCGATTCCCGCAGCGCAGGTCAACGCCAGCACGACGCACTGAATGCGGCACTACGCGGATTGCTTGCGTCGGGCGAACTCGGCCAGCACAACGGGCTACCGGCCTCAATCATCGTCACGACCACACTGGCCGAGCTGGAGTCTGCTGCCGGGCGCGGTTTGACCGGCGGCGGCACCATTCTGCCGATGAGCGACGTGATCCGGTTAGCGCGCCACGCGCATCACTATTTGGCAATCTTCGATAAAGGCAAACCCTTGGCGCTGTATCACACGAAACGTCTCGCGTCGTCTGCGCAGCGAATTGTCCTGTACGCCAAGGATCGTGGGTGCTCGGCACCTGGCTGTACGGTGCCCGGTTACTACTGCGAAGTGCATCACGTCACCGACTGGGCCAGGTGCCACACCACGGACGTCAACGACTTGACCTTCGCGTGCGGACCCCAACATCGCCTTCTGCGACCCGGTGGCTGGACCACCCGCAAGAACGCTCGGGGCGACACCGAATGGCTTCCACCGCCGCACTTGGATCGCGGCCAACCGCGCGTCAACACGTTCCACCATCCCGAAAAGCTGCTCCAAGACCGAGACGACGACGCGCCCTAG
- a CDS encoding SigB/SigF/SigG family RNA polymerase sigma factor — protein sequence MTEVLARPRPARSTTARKDDSYDDVVEMFLMLNTMPPESHEYRRQRECIVTRCLPLADHVARHFARRGEGLDDLTQVARLGLINAINRFDPEKGPSFIGFAIPTMMGEVRRYFRDYSWGMRVPRRLRELHVQISRATADLAQKLGRAPTARELSEELGVAHDAIVECLVAGDAYQLESLDAPVGSDGSGKPRVVADAVGGIDPHIDHITDRESVRSLIAALPEREREVLHMRFFESMTQSQIAERIGVSQMQVSRILASTLTCLRDQLE from the coding sequence ATGACCGAAGTCCTTGCTCGCCCCCGACCCGCTCGGTCGACTACCGCTCGCAAAGACGACTCCTACGACGACGTCGTCGAGATGTTCCTGATGTTGAACACAATGCCGCCCGAATCGCATGAATATCGTCGTCAGCGCGAATGCATCGTCACCCGATGCCTCCCGCTGGCCGACCACGTCGCTCGTCACTTCGCCCGACGCGGCGAAGGTCTCGACGACTTGACCCAGGTCGCGCGCCTGGGGCTGATTAACGCCATCAACCGGTTCGACCCCGAAAAAGGGCCCAGTTTCATCGGCTTCGCGATTCCGACCATGATGGGCGAGGTCCGGCGCTATTTCCGCGATTACAGCTGGGGCATGCGGGTACCACGGCGGCTTCGTGAGCTTCATGTCCAAATCAGCAGGGCTACAGCGGATTTAGCTCAAAAGCTGGGCCGGGCCCCGACCGCCCGCGAACTCTCGGAAGAGCTGGGAGTCGCTCACGACGCGATCGTCGAATGCCTCGTCGCCGGCGATGCCTACCAGCTCGAGTCCCTGGACGCACCGGTGGGCTCGGACGGCTCGGGCAAACCCCGCGTCGTTGCCGACGCGGTTGGTGGTATCGACCCTCACATCGACCACATCACCGACCGCGAATCGGTGCGCAGCTTGATCGCCGCGCTGCCCGAACGCGAACGCGAGGTTCTGCATATGCGGTTCTTCGAATCGATGACACAAAGCCAGATCGCGGAGCGAATCGGGGTGTCTCAGATGCAGGTGTCGCGCATTCTGGCCAGTACCTTGACATGCCTGCGTGACCAGCTGGAATAG
- a CDS encoding M24 family metallopeptidase, producing the protein MTNSAAAHGALIDIPDEPDWARMRAEVGARIRSAMAEHGVDALILLMNGYVGYATGASWPLLDAGLSHVERPVAVVLANDVHPHLFMPLRSGASAASPVPDDHLHGPAYLEFDYGVKDFARKLAEIVPPGSSIAVDELTGAMRRAGPKLFPAGPPTDAAIVLGAAQLVKTRDELACLRKAARITEQAIVDVQKALVPGMRQIDLSARFVRGAFELGATTNMLEAIWQVMPSSREAGVWTTHGDLALPLLPTDRELAAGDVLWTDISITYHGYCSDFGRTWIVGAKPTPRQQDQFRQWRATLDAVLAVAKAGVTSGDLARAAIAANGGRKPWLPHFYLGHGIGTYPAEAPMIGTDLGEEFDDNFVFPPGMVLVLEPVMWEDGTGGYRSEEIIVITEDGYTPITDYPYAPYGD; encoded by the coding sequence ATGACGAATTCTGCCGCCGCCCACGGCGCGCTGATCGACATCCCCGACGAGCCGGACTGGGCCCGCATGCGTGCGGAGGTCGGAGCACGGATACGGTCCGCGATGGCCGAACATGGCGTCGACGCGCTGATCCTGCTGATGAACGGCTACGTCGGTTACGCGACTGGAGCCAGTTGGCCGCTGTTGGACGCCGGTCTCTCGCACGTGGAGCGTCCGGTCGCGGTCGTCCTCGCGAATGACGTGCATCCGCATCTGTTCATGCCGTTGCGCAGCGGAGCCTCCGCCGCGTCACCAGTCCCCGACGACCATCTGCACGGCCCCGCCTACCTCGAATTCGACTACGGTGTCAAGGATTTTGCACGGAAGCTGGCCGAGATCGTCCCACCGGGATCCAGCATCGCCGTCGACGAACTCACCGGGGCGATGCGACGGGCCGGCCCCAAGCTCTTCCCCGCGGGCCCGCCGACGGATGCGGCGATCGTGCTAGGCGCCGCGCAGTTGGTGAAGACTCGCGACGAGCTGGCATGTCTGCGCAAGGCGGCCCGCATCACCGAACAAGCCATCGTCGACGTGCAGAAAGCGCTGGTGCCCGGCATGCGGCAGATTGACCTTTCAGCCAGGTTCGTGCGCGGCGCGTTCGAGCTCGGGGCGACCACCAACATGCTGGAGGCCATCTGGCAGGTGATGCCGAGTTCACGAGAAGCCGGGGTGTGGACGACGCATGGGGATCTCGCGCTGCCGCTGCTCCCCACCGATCGTGAACTGGCGGCCGGCGATGTGCTCTGGACCGACATCAGCATCACCTACCACGGCTACTGCTCCGACTTCGGCCGCACCTGGATCGTCGGCGCCAAACCGACACCGCGGCAACAGGATCAGTTCCGGCAGTGGCGGGCCACCCTGGACGCCGTACTCGCGGTGGCCAAGGCGGGCGTCACCTCGGGCGACTTGGCGCGCGCGGCGATCGCGGCCAACGGTGGCCGTAAACCGTGGTTGCCGCACTTCTACCTCGGCCACGGCATCGGCACCTATCCCGCCGAAGCGCCCATGATCGGAACGGATCTCGGGGAGGAGTTCGACGACAACTTCGTCTTCCCGCCCGGCATGGTGCTGGTGTTGGAACCGGTGATGTGGGAGGACGGAACCGGGGGCTATCGCAGCGAGGAGATCATCGTGATCACCGAGGACGGCTACACGCCGATCACCGACTACCCGTATGCCCCTTATGGCGACTGA
- a CDS encoding TetR/AcrR family transcriptional regulator — protein MFTEAVKAERTARSDRSMGTREAILSAAEWLLAERGMYAVSNRQISEAAGQGNNAAACYHFGTRTELLRAIESKHRQPIEELRAQMLDDVGDSTELRDWVSALVRPLTDHLAALGTPSWYARFAAQAMADPTYRHVVTKDALMSPKLVQTIDGINRCLPDLPKRVRSERIVMVRNLLMHTCAEHEGALAEHGPRSRSSWPVAGEGLIDAIVGLWRAPVHVSAAAD, from the coding sequence GTGTTCACTGAGGCGGTGAAAGCCGAGCGGACAGCGCGCTCCGACAGGTCGATGGGTACGCGCGAGGCGATCCTCTCAGCCGCCGAATGGTTGCTTGCCGAGCGTGGAATGTACGCGGTGTCCAACCGGCAGATCAGCGAAGCGGCCGGCCAAGGCAACAACGCCGCGGCGTGCTATCACTTCGGTACCCGGACCGAATTGTTGCGCGCGATCGAAAGCAAGCACCGGCAGCCGATCGAAGAACTCCGAGCGCAGATGTTGGACGACGTCGGCGATTCGACCGAGCTGCGGGATTGGGTGAGCGCCCTGGTACGGCCACTCACCGATCATCTGGCCGCGCTGGGCACGCCGAGCTGGTACGCCCGTTTCGCGGCGCAGGCGATGGCAGACCCCACCTACCGCCACGTCGTCACCAAGGACGCGCTCATGTCGCCGAAGCTGGTGCAGACAATCGACGGCATCAACCGATGCCTTCCCGACCTGCCCAAGCGAGTGCGATCCGAGCGGATCGTCATGGTCCGAAACCTGCTGATGCACACCTGCGCCGAGCACGAAGGCGCACTGGCCGAGCACGGGCCGCGATCGCGTTCCAGCTGGCCGGTCGCCGGCGAGGGATTGATCGACGCGATCGTCGGGCTGTGGCGCGCTCCCGTTCATGTGAGTGCGGCGGCCGACTGA
- a CDS encoding SDR family oxidoreductase, producing the protein MVKPALTLAVPDLAGKLAVVTGANSGLGFGLAKRLAAADADVVMAIRNRAKGEAAIEEIRRELPAAKLSIKQLDLASLESVAALGEELTAEGRPIDVLVNNAGVMTPPQRQVTSDGFELQFGANHLGHFALTGHLLPLLRAATSSRVVTVSSIAATQPKLTFDDPNARDRYKPMLSYGIAKLAQLMFAVELNRRSSRGGWGVMSNAAHPGLSKTNLLSGASYGRDKPTLQARLTRLTWRLLPFMWLEIDEGIKPTLYASVSPDAEGARYYGPRGFYETAGGGVTFAGVPRPARSETETERLWQLSEKLTGVTYPN; encoded by the coding sequence ATGGTGAAACCAGCGCTCACGCTGGCCGTGCCGGATCTGGCCGGCAAGCTCGCGGTCGTCACCGGCGCCAACAGTGGTCTGGGATTCGGCCTGGCGAAGCGTCTGGCGGCCGCCGACGCCGACGTCGTGATGGCGATCCGGAACCGGGCCAAGGGCGAGGCAGCGATCGAGGAGATCCGTCGTGAGCTGCCTGCCGCGAAGCTCAGCATCAAACAGCTCGATCTTGCGTCACTGGAAAGCGTTGCGGCCCTAGGTGAAGAGCTGACGGCGGAAGGTCGGCCGATCGATGTTTTGGTCAACAACGCAGGCGTCATGACCCCGCCGCAGCGCCAGGTTACCAGCGACGGCTTCGAGTTGCAGTTCGGTGCCAACCACCTGGGTCACTTTGCCCTGACCGGACACCTACTGCCGCTGCTGCGCGCAGCGACGTCCTCGCGCGTCGTGACCGTGAGCAGCATCGCCGCCACCCAACCGAAGCTGACCTTCGACGACCCCAACGCCCGGGACCGCTACAAACCGATGCTCTCCTACGGTATCGCCAAGCTGGCGCAGCTGATGTTCGCGGTCGAGCTGAACCGGCGCAGCAGCCGCGGCGGCTGGGGTGTCATGTCCAACGCCGCTCATCCAGGGCTGAGCAAGACCAACCTGCTCAGCGGCGCATCGTATGGGCGGGACAAACCGACACTGCAGGCGCGGCTCACCCGATTGACTTGGCGGCTGCTGCCGTTCATGTGGCTCGAGATCGACGAGGGCATCAAACCGACCCTCTACGCGTCGGTTTCGCCGGACGCCGAGGGGGCCCGCTACTACGGACCGCGCGGCTTCTACGAAACCGCCGGGGGCGGAGTCACATTCGCCGGCGTCCCGCGCCCGGCACGCAGTGAAACCGAGACGGAGCGACTGTGGCAGCTCTCCGAAAAACTCACCGGCGTCACCTACCCGAACTGA
- a CDS encoding cytochrome P450, with translation MTDVSTEAATGIPDFPMKRASGCPFAPPPESLALNATKQLSRVRIWDGSTPWLIHGYDAIRSLFTDARTSVDDRLPGYPHWNEGMLATVHKRPRSVFTSDAEEHTRYRRMLSKPFTFKRVEGLRPAVQKIADDRIDALLAGPKPGDIVSALALPVPTLVISEMLGVPYEDADFFQEQAQRGTGRYATEEDTAQGAASLAKYIAKLIRARMESRSEDLVSDLAERVNAEELSVREATQLALGVLIAGHETTANMISLSIAALLEHPDQRALLCDAEDPKVIANAVEELMRYLSIIQTGQRRIAVEDIQVGGETIRAGEGIILDVAPANWDSRQFPNADQLDLTRDDGPHVGFGYGRHQCVGQQLARMELQIVLPTLLRRVPTLQLAVPVDELPFKHDNLAYGVYELPVTW, from the coding sequence ATGACCGACGTTTCGACCGAAGCAGCCACCGGCATCCCGGACTTCCCGATGAAGCGGGCCTCGGGCTGCCCGTTCGCTCCTCCCCCGGAGTCGTTGGCGCTCAACGCAACCAAGCAGCTCAGCAGGGTGCGGATCTGGGACGGCAGCACACCGTGGTTGATCCATGGCTACGACGCGATCCGGTCACTGTTCACAGATGCACGCACCAGCGTCGACGACCGGCTGCCGGGCTATCCGCACTGGAATGAGGGAATGCTGGCCACCGTGCACAAACGGCCGCGCTCGGTGTTCACCTCCGACGCCGAGGAGCACACCCGCTACCGCCGGATGTTGTCAAAACCCTTTACCTTCAAGCGGGTCGAGGGGCTACGCCCGGCGGTGCAGAAAATCGCCGACGACCGCATCGACGCGCTGCTGGCCGGCCCTAAACCGGGCGACATCGTGAGCGCCTTGGCGCTGCCCGTGCCGACGCTGGTCATCAGTGAGATGTTGGGTGTGCCCTATGAGGACGCGGACTTCTTCCAGGAACAAGCTCAACGGGGCACCGGCCGCTACGCGACCGAAGAGGACACGGCTCAGGGCGCTGCTTCGTTGGCGAAGTACATCGCCAAGCTGATTCGGGCCAGGATGGAAAGTCGCTCCGAGGATTTGGTGTCGGATCTGGCCGAGCGGGTCAACGCCGAAGAGCTCAGCGTGCGCGAGGCCACCCAACTGGCCCTCGGTGTGCTGATCGCCGGTCACGAGACCACCGCGAACATGATCAGCCTGAGCATCGCTGCCCTGCTCGAACATCCCGATCAGCGCGCGTTGCTGTGCGACGCCGAGGACCCGAAGGTGATCGCCAACGCGGTCGAGGAACTGATGCGCTACCTGAGCATCATCCAGACCGGTCAACGTCGCATCGCCGTCGAGGACATTCAGGTCGGCGGTGAGACGATCCGCGCGGGCGAGGGCATCATTCTCGATGTCGCGCCAGCCAACTGGGATAGCCGCCAATTCCCCAATGCCGACCAGCTGGATCTGACCCGCGACGACGGTCCGCACGTCGGGTTCGGGTACGGCCGTCATCAATGTGTAGGACAACAGTTGGCCCGCATGGAATTACAGATCGTGCTTCCTACGCTGCTGCGCCGGGTGCCGACATTGCAGCTGGCCGTGCCGGTCGACGAGCTTCCGTTCAAGCACGACAACTTGGCCTACGGCGTCTACGAGCTCCCCGTGACATGGTGA
- a CDS encoding M24 family metallopeptidase, with protein MATEVSPDTRALRMGRRQRALAQMDEHGLDILVLGRQANIRYVTGAPQLWIAGTRPFGPMCVLVRATGDIYLNSTDDEGVPEEIDHDHLYGLAWNPMTLIDVLKKVDGAEAARRVGTDAITPTFAALLPEAFPNAELVDAEPAMRAARRVKTSDEIAAMDSALRIAEHGLATAVGGLAPGVSAQTLAGIMMEAMAAGGVSTPATQDAAWVTSRERPWHRGQAEVRSGDLVAFSAGALADGYVAEVGRTWPVGDAAEARPLFMRSNTLYDTMLGACRPGASTRHLLAAYEAVGEPIPPMPIAHGLGLGFDPPVVSETLVAAGEHDQLEAGMVLAITGYVWQQGLGAVFRRDTVHITEAGVDVLTASPS; from the coding sequence ATGGCGACTGAGGTTTCGCCCGACACGCGGGCATTACGCATGGGACGTAGACAACGCGCACTGGCCCAAATGGACGAGCACGGCCTCGACATCCTGGTGCTCGGCCGGCAAGCCAACATTCGGTACGTCACCGGTGCGCCGCAGCTGTGGATAGCCGGGACACGACCGTTCGGTCCGATGTGTGTGCTGGTGCGCGCCACCGGAGATATCTACCTCAACAGCACCGACGACGAAGGGGTTCCGGAGGAGATCGACCACGATCACCTCTACGGGCTGGCCTGGAACCCGATGACGCTCATCGACGTGCTGAAGAAGGTCGACGGCGCCGAAGCGGCACGGCGGGTCGGAACCGACGCGATCACACCGACTTTCGCCGCACTACTGCCCGAAGCGTTCCCCAACGCCGAACTCGTCGACGCCGAGCCGGCGATGCGCGCGGCACGGCGCGTCAAGACATCCGACGAGATCGCGGCAATGGACAGTGCACTGCGTATTGCCGAACACGGACTCGCCACCGCCGTGGGCGGATTGGCGCCGGGCGTGTCGGCGCAGACCCTGGCCGGAATCATGATGGAGGCGATGGCGGCGGGCGGGGTCAGCACGCCGGCCACCCAGGACGCCGCGTGGGTGACCTCGCGGGAGCGGCCGTGGCATCGCGGTCAGGCCGAGGTCCGGTCGGGCGACCTCGTCGCCTTTTCCGCCGGAGCCCTCGCGGATGGCTATGTCGCCGAGGTGGGCCGGACCTGGCCCGTCGGCGATGCCGCCGAGGCTCGCCCGCTGTTCATGCGGTCGAACACGCTGTACGACACGATGCTTGGCGCCTGCCGGCCCGGTGCGTCCACCCGCCATCTGCTGGCCGCATACGAGGCGGTCGGCGAGCCGATACCGCCGATGCCGATTGCCCACGGGTTGGGGCTGGGTTTCGACCCGCCGGTGGTGTCCGAAACGCTCGTCGCGGCAGGCGAACACGACCAGCTCGAGGCCGGGATGGTGTTGGCGATTACCGGCTACGTCTGGCAGCAGGGCCTCGGTGCGGTGTTCCGCCGCGACACCGTCCACATCACCGAGGCCGGCGTCGACGTGCTGACCGCCAGCCCGTCGTGA